The Camelus dromedarius isolate mCamDro1 chromosome 1, mCamDro1.pat, whole genome shotgun sequence genome has a window encoding:
- the DCUN1D4 gene encoding DCN1-like protein 4 isoform X3, with the protein MPPRKKRRPASGDDLSAKKSRHDSMYRKYDSTRIKTEEEAFSSKRCLEWFYEYAGTDDVVGPEGMEKFCEDIGVEPENVVMLVLAWKLDAQNMGYFTLQEWLKGMTSLQCDTTEKLRNTLDYLRSLLNDSTNFKLIYRYAFDFAREKDQRSLDINTAKCMLGLLLGKIWPLFPVFHQFLEQSKYKVINKDQWCNVLEFSRTINLDLSNYDEDGAWPVLLDEFVEWYKDKQMS; encoded by the exons ATGCCGCCGAGGAAAAAGAGAAGACCTGCCTCTGGAGATGACTTATCTGCCAAGAAAAGCAGACACGATAG CATGTATAGAAAATACGATTCAACTAGAATAAAGACTGAAGAAGAAGCCTTTTCAAGTAAGAGGTGCTTAGAATGGTTCTATGAATATGCAG GTACTGATGATGTTGTAGGTCCTGAAGGCATGGAGAAATTTTGTGAAGACATTGGTGTCGAACCAGAAAAT gtAGTTATGCTTGTCCTAGCTTGGAAATTGGATGCACAAAACATGGGTTATTTTACTCTACAGGAATGGTTAAAAGGAATGACTTCTCTACA aTGTGATACAacagaaaaactcagaaatactTTGGATTACTTAAGATCATTATTAAATGATTCTACAAACTTTAAGCTTATTTACAGATATGCGTTTGACTTTGCACGG GAAAAGGACCAGCGCAGCCTAGACATAAACACTGCCAAGTGCATGTTGGGACTGTTATTAGGAAAAATCTGGCccctttttccagtttttcaccaATTCTTAGAG CAATCAAAATATAAAGTTATTAACAAAGACCAGTGGTGCAATGTGCTAGAGTTTAGCAGAACAATTAACCTGGACCTCAGCAACTACGATGAAGATGGAGCAT ggCCAGTTTTGTTGGACGAGTTTGTGGAGTGGTATAAAGACAAACAGATGTCCTAG
- the DCUN1D4 gene encoding DCN1-like protein 4 isoform X4: MNMQVVMLVLAWKLDAQNMGYFTLQEWLKGMTSLQCDTTEKLRNTLDYLRSLLNDSTNFKLIYRYAFDFAREKDQRSLDINTAKCMLGLLLGKIWPLFPVFHQFLEQSKYKVINKDQWCNVLEFSRTINLDLSNYDEDGAWPVLLDEFVEWYKDKQMS, from the exons ATGAATATGCAGGTAG TTATGCTTGTCCTAGCTTGGAAATTGGATGCACAAAACATGGGTTATTTTACTCTACAGGAATGGTTAAAAGGAATGACTTCTCTACA aTGTGATACAacagaaaaactcagaaatactTTGGATTACTTAAGATCATTATTAAATGATTCTACAAACTTTAAGCTTATTTACAGATATGCGTTTGACTTTGCACGG GAAAAGGACCAGCGCAGCCTAGACATAAACACTGCCAAGTGCATGTTGGGACTGTTATTAGGAAAAATCTGGCccctttttccagtttttcaccaATTCTTAGAG CAATCAAAATATAAAGTTATTAACAAAGACCAGTGGTGCAATGTGCTAGAGTTTAGCAGAACAATTAACCTGGACCTCAGCAACTACGATGAAGATGGAGCAT ggCCAGTTTTGTTGGACGAGTTTGTGGAGTGGTATAAAGACAAACAGATGTCCTAG